A region of Geothrix edaphica DNA encodes the following proteins:
- a CDS encoding menaquinone biosynthesis decarboxylase, translating to MGRDFQTFLKQLEAAGDLHRVAAEVDPFLEMGAIADRVSKQPGGGKALYFEKPAGKAMPVAMNAFGSLKRMELALGVDQEPRGLDAIADRIEKLVQEAMPKPGTGFFEKLAKLPVLAEVSNWMPRTVRKGICQEVVLKGDQVKLTDLPVLTTWPEDGGPFITLGMSHTRNKQTGHRNVGLYRLQVYDDRTLGFHTQLHHDGARNRHGYGKDERMPVAVSFGGDPALTYAATAPLPPFLSEVMFAGFLRGEGIEMVPCLTNDLEVPADSELVIEGYVNPGELRREGPFGDHTGYYSLADDYPVLHVEAITMRKTPVFPATIVGRPPQEDAYLGLATERIFLPLLRMVLPEIRDMHLPAAGAFHNLVILSMKKEYPGHAQKVMNAIWGTGQIMFTKGIVVVDEDIDPHDLNEVLFRLTSNVDPKRDLLFTEGPLDVLDHSADRFAFGSKVGIDATRKNRPWDGFPREWPRDLVFPGEILDRIGKRWKEYGL from the coding sequence ATGGGCCGTGACTTCCAGACCTTCCTGAAGCAGCTCGAGGCCGCGGGTGATCTGCACCGTGTGGCCGCTGAAGTCGATCCATTCCTGGAGATGGGCGCCATCGCCGACCGGGTGTCCAAGCAGCCCGGGGGCGGCAAGGCCCTGTATTTCGAGAAACCCGCCGGCAAGGCCATGCCCGTGGCCATGAACGCCTTCGGCAGCTTGAAGCGCATGGAGCTGGCCCTGGGCGTGGACCAGGAGCCCCGCGGCCTGGACGCCATCGCCGACCGCATCGAGAAGCTGGTGCAGGAGGCCATGCCCAAGCCCGGCACGGGCTTCTTCGAGAAGCTGGCCAAGCTGCCCGTGCTGGCCGAGGTCTCCAACTGGATGCCCAGGACCGTGCGGAAGGGGATCTGCCAGGAGGTGGTCCTGAAGGGCGACCAGGTGAAGCTCACGGACCTGCCCGTGCTCACCACCTGGCCCGAGGATGGCGGCCCCTTCATCACGCTCGGCATGAGCCACACCCGCAACAAGCAGACGGGCCACCGCAACGTGGGCCTCTACCGGCTGCAGGTCTACGATGACCGGACCCTGGGCTTCCACACCCAGCTCCACCACGACGGCGCCCGGAACCGCCACGGCTACGGCAAGGACGAGCGCATGCCCGTGGCCGTGAGCTTCGGCGGCGATCCGGCCCTCACCTACGCTGCCACCGCGCCCCTGCCGCCCTTCCTCAGCGAGGTGATGTTCGCGGGCTTCCTGCGGGGCGAGGGCATCGAGATGGTGCCCTGCTTGACCAACGACCTGGAGGTTCCGGCCGACAGCGAGCTCGTCATCGAAGGCTACGTGAACCCCGGCGAGCTGCGCCGCGAGGGCCCCTTCGGCGACCACACGGGCTACTACTCCCTGGCCGACGACTACCCCGTGCTGCACGTCGAAGCCATCACCATGCGGAAGACCCCCGTCTTCCCAGCGACCATCGTGGGCCGCCCGCCCCAGGAGGACGCCTACCTGGGCCTGGCCACGGAGCGGATCTTCCTGCCCCTGCTGCGCATGGTGCTGCCCGAGATCCGCGACATGCACCTGCCCGCCGCAGGCGCCTTCCACAACCTGGTGATCCTATCGATGAAGAAGGAGTATCCCGGCCACGCGCAGAAGGTCATGAACGCCATCTGGGGCACGGGCCAGATCATGTTCACCAAGGGCATCGTGGTGGTGGATGAGGACATCGATCCCCACGACCTGAACGAGGTGCTCTTCCGCCTCACCAGCAACGTGGACCCGAAGCGCGACCTGCTCTTCACCGAAGGCCCGCTGGATGTGCTGGACCACAGCGCGGACCGCTTCGCCTTCGGCAGCAAGGTGGGCATCGACGCCACCCGCAAGAACCGCCCCTGGGACGGCTTCCCCCGCGAGTGGCCGCGGGACCTGGTCTTCCCCGGGGAGATCCTGGACCGCATCGGCAAGCGCTGGAAAGAATACGGACTCTGA
- the rplU gene encoding 50S ribosomal protein L21, which yields MFAIIKTGGKQYRVAEGDILRVELLEKDPKQAVTFEDVLLIDNNGDLKVGQPTVKGAKVEAEVITHDRAKKVIIFKKKKTTTYQRTQGHRQGYTEVRIKAIKA from the coding sequence ATGTTCGCAATCATCAAGACCGGCGGGAAGCAGTACCGCGTCGCCGAGGGCGATATCCTCCGCGTGGAACTGCTGGAGAAGGATCCCAAGCAGGCCGTGACCTTCGAGGACGTGCTCCTCATCGACAACAACGGGGACCTGAAGGTGGGCCAGCCCACCGTGAAGGGCGCCAAGGTCGAGGCCGAGGTCATCACTCACGACCGCGCCAAGAAGGTGATCATCTTCAAGAAGAAGAAGACCACCACCTACCAGCGCACCCAGGGCCACCGCCAGGGCTACACCGAGGTCCGCATCAAGGCGATCAAGGCCTAG
- the rpmA gene encoding 50S ribosomal protein L27, with translation MAHKKGVGSSRNGRDSHSQRLGVKEFGGEVVPGGSILVRQRGTKFKAGINVGMGKDHTLFAKIDGKVRFQDKGQAGRFIHIDPIEG, from the coding sequence ATGGCTCACAAAAAAGGCGTCGGTTCCAGCCGCAACGGTCGTGATTCCCACTCCCAGCGCCTCGGCGTGAAGGAGTTCGGCGGGGAAGTCGTCCCCGGCGGTTCCATCCTCGTCCGCCAGCGCGGCACCAAGTTCAAGGCCGGCATCAACGTCGGCATGGGCAAGGACCACACCCTCTTTGCCAAGATCGACGGCAAGGTGCGCTTCCAGGACAAGGGCCAGGCTGGCCGCTTCATCCACATCGATCCCATCGAGGGTTGA